Proteins from one Ricinus communis isolate WT05 ecotype wild-type chromosome 9, ASM1957865v1, whole genome shotgun sequence genomic window:
- the LOC8265675 gene encoding S-protein homolog 21: protein MASTFTVFCLIFLLSTTTYLNPVLAWRPTLIETDKLFCIKYRVHVMNGLSSNENPLFIHCQSRDDNLGDHTLNVGGDFNFKFRIKFFGPDSWFTCEMMWGSKHQHVDVFRQKVEGSMCCVDGNSCYWRAQDDGIYFSTDYTEWIKRYDWL from the coding sequence ATGGCTTCTACATTCACTGTTTTCTGTCTCATTTTCCTTCTGTCAACAACTACTTATCTTAATCCAGTTCTCGCATGGCGTCCTACGCTGATCGAAACTGACAAACTGTTCTGCATCAAGTATAGAGTGCATGTCATGAATGGCCTAAGCAGCAATGAGAACCCATTATTCATCCATTGCCAATCAAGAGATGATAATCTTGGCGATCATACACTGAATGTTGGAGGAGATTTCAATTTCAAGTTTCGTATTAAGTTCTTTGGACCAGATTCTTGGTTCACTTGTGAAATGATGTGGGGATCAAAGCATCAACATGTCGATGTTTTCAGACAGAAAGTTGAAGGAAGTATGTGCTGCGTTGATGGTAATAGTTGCTATTGGCGAGCGCAAGATGATGGGATCTATTTTAGCACGGATTATACGGAATGGATTAAAAGATATGATTGGCTGTAA
- the LOC8265674 gene encoding S-protein homolog 7, which yields MASAVTIFSLIFLLSTTVYLHHPVLAWRPTLIETDKLMCITYRVHVMNGLSSNKDPLFLHCQSRDDDLGDHTLYLGGDFNFKFRIKLFGKSTWFSCDMIWGSKHQHVDVFTEKIEGPMCCIEGNSCHWRAQDDGIYFSMNNVDWIKRYDWLQ from the coding sequence ATGGCTTCTGCAGTGACAATCTTCTCTCTCATTTTCCTTCTATCAACAACTGTTTATCTTCATCACCCAGTTCTTGCATGGCGGCCCACACTGATCGAAACAGACAAATTGATGTGCATCACGTACAGAGTGCACGTCATGAATGGCCTGAGCAGCAACAAGGATCCATTATTCCTCCATTGCCAATCGAGAGATGATGATCTTGGTGACCACACACTGTACCTTGGAGGAGATTTCAACTTCAAGTTTCGTATCAAGTTATTTGGGAAGTCTACTTGGTTTAGCTGTGATATGATATGGGGTTCAAAGCATCAACATGTTGATGTTTTCACAGAGAAAATTGAAGGACCTATGTGCTGTATTGAGGGTAATAGTTGCCACTGGCGAGCACAAGATGATGGGATCTATTTTAGCATGAATAATGTGGACTGGATTAAAAGATATGATTGGCTCCAATGA
- the LOC8265673 gene encoding S-protein homolog 2 has translation MAPTMTIFCLIFLLSTTVDLHPVGAWRPTLMEIDRFCLAYIVHVMNGLSNNNHPLLLQCHSRDDDLGNHTLYIGGDFHFGFGIKIFGKHTLFNCGMEWGNKHHNFDVFNQDVHASICCTHHGRSCFWRAQDDGIYFSTDNEEWAKTFPWIE, from the coding sequence ATGGCTCCTACAATGACTATTTTCTGTCTCATTTTCCTTCTGTCAACAACTGTTGATCTTCATCCAGTTGGTGCATGGCGGCCTACACTGATGGAAATAGACAGGTTCTGCTTAGCGTATATAGTTCATGTCATGAATGGACTGAGCAACAATAATCATCCGTTACTCCTCCAGTGCCATTCAAGAGATGATGATCTTGGTAACCACACACTGTACATTGGAGGAGATTTCCATTTTGGGTTCGGTATTAAGATATTTGGAAAGCATACTTTGTTCAATTGTGGTATGGAATGGGGAAACAAGCATCATAACTTTGATGTTTTTAATCAGGATGTTCATGCATCTATTTGCTGTACTCATCATGGTAGAAGCTGCTTTTGGCGAGCACAGGATGATGGGATCTACTTTAGCACAGATAATGAGGAATGGGCTAAGACATTTCCTTGGATTGAATGA
- the LOC8265672 gene encoding dirigent protein 11 translates to MLCRIIFCIAISLAVLSVILLSFLSPKPHKSLSKDPNKPWLALSLYIQQPQSSSSSVQPTARSDAEAYIFHHTLTEGPENTSRVLGKAQGFIIPAEHFAHSAFNIIYLTFDTSQYSGSLSVQAKHISHKDREELTVVGGTGSFAFARGLAVFAQTDELSIGIDATYHLKLQLNYPRAHR, encoded by the coding sequence ATGCTTTGTAGGATCATATTCTGCATTGCAATTTCTTTGGCAGTACTTTCAGTAATTCTATTATCATTCCTTTCcccaaagcctcacaaaagtCTGTCGAAGGACCCCAATAAGCCGTGGTTAGCACTATCACTGTACATTCAGCAACCTCAAAGTTCAAGCTCTAGCGTGCAACCAACAGCAAGATCAGATGCCGAAGCTTATATTTTCCATCACACACTAACCGAAGGGCCTGAGAATACTTCTAGAGTCCTTGGAAAGGCTCAAGGGTTCATAATACCAGCTGAGCATTTTGCACATTCTGCTTTCAATATTATCTATCTTACATTTGATACGTCTCAGTATTCAGGCAGCTTGAGTGTGCAGGCCAAGCATATATCACATAAAGATAGAGAAGAACTTACCGTTGTTGGTGGAACTGGGTCGTTTGCATTTGCGCGTGGCCTTGCTGTTTTTGCACAGACGGATGAACTATCAATTGGTATTGATGCAACTTACCATTTAAAGCTTCAGCTTAATTATCCAAGAGCACATAGATGA
- the LOC8265671 gene encoding S-protein homolog 21, translating to MAPTLTIFCLIFLLSTTIYLHPVLAWRPTLLETDKLFCIKYRVHVMNGLSSNENPLYIHCQSRDDDLGDHTLNVGGDFNFKFRIKLIGPNTWFSCDMVWGSKHQHVDVFRQKVEGPMCCADGNSCYWRAQDDGIYFSTNNVEWIRRYEWF from the coding sequence ATGGCTCCTACATTAACTATTTTCTGTCTCATTTTCCTTCTGTCAACAACTATTTATCTTCATCCAGTTCTTGCATGGCGACCCACGTTACTCGAAACCGACAAACTGTTCTGCATCAAGTATAGAGTTCATGTCATGAATGGCTTAAGCAGCAATGAAAATCCTTTATATATCCATTGCCAATCAAGAGATGATGATCTCGGTGACCATACACTGAATGTCGGAGGAGATTTCAATTTCAAGTTTCGTATTAAGTTAATTGGACCCAATACTTGGTTTAGTTGTGATATGGTATGGGGATCAAAGCATCAACATGTTGATGTTTTTAGACAGAAAGTTGAAGGACCTATGTGCTGTGCTGATGGTAACAGTTGCTATTGGCGAGCCCAAGATGATGGGATTTATTTTAGTACTAATAATGTGGAATGGATCAGAAGATATGAATGGTTTTAA